In Papaver somniferum cultivar HN1 chromosome 9, ASM357369v1, whole genome shotgun sequence, the genomic stretch AAAACATGGGTTAGTTTTCCGTTTCTCATGCCCTCATACCTCCTCTCAAAACGGCAAAGCTGAGCGAATGATTCGTCGTGTCAATGACATCACTCGCACACTTATGTCTCATGCATCTATCCCTCCCAAATATTGGGCCGACTCCTTACACATGGCCGTCTACCTCCACAACATTCTTCCTTCCAAAATCCTAAATTTCTCTTCTCCGGTGTCCATTCTCTATCAACGTCAACCAACCTACTCTCATATCCGCacttttggttgtctttgctacCCCAATCTTTCCGCTACCACTACTCATAAGCTTTCTCCTCGTTCTACTAAGTGTGTTTTTCTTGGGTTTCCAACCCATCACCGTGGCTATCGATGTCTCGACTTAGCCACTAACAAAATCATCTTGTCTCGTCATGTGACCTTTGATGAAAACGTGTTCCCCTTCAAGAACACTGTCTCTACTTCATCAAACTGTCAAGACTCTTCCTCTACACCATCTTCCACTCTCCTTCCCTTTCGTTTCTGTTACCCAACATCTTCTAATCCTACTGTCCAGCCTACTTCCGCTGCTACATCAATTCCTTCCTCTACTGCACAGCAACGCCCTGACGTTGCTCCACCATCTTCCGCCACTACACATCCTCCTTCTCCTGCAATACAGCTCTACACACCTCCTCATCGTCGTTCTACTACAGCACATCATCTCCACATTCCTCCACAGCAGCAGTCAGCTTCCACAGCTCCTGACAGCAACACTTCAGCACCTGCAACAGCGCCTGTCTGCACCTCTTCAACACCTGCAACAGCGTCTGACTGCACTACTCATCTCCACATTCCCCCACAGCAGCAGTCAGCTTCCACAGCTCCTGACAGCAGCACTTCAGCACCTGCAACAGCGATTATTAGGTGCATGTCCTTCTTGTTATTCAACTTCAGGGATTTACTATTACAAGAATGAATTGCAGCAACCAAAACCTCCACAAGTTTTCTTGTTAAAGTTCTGCTGCACTGACAGAAGAGGACTCTTGCATGGTAAGGGTTTTTCtgtttacttcatatatttcACACTCCATAGGTGTACAGGTTCTTATGGTTTAGGAGGTATTAGATCTGTGTGCAGTTGTTAACTTGTAATTCTGCCGCAGGGGTATAGGTTCTTATGGTTTTGGGGTATGTTTGCAGATGTGACTGAAGTGTTATGTGAAGTTGAACTTATAATATGGAGCGTAAAGGTATCTACCACACCAGACGACAAAGTAATGGATCTGTTCTTCATAACAGACACAAGGTTTGTGATTCTCTtaaatttttgttcttctttctttATTGTCAAATGCAAAATGTATTTTTAATTTTGGAGAAACTGGTACTtgttataaaaatcaacaaaagggAATTATCTGTATGAGAAACGTAGCTCATAAGCATAGGTTGAAGTTCAGACATTTTCTGTCGTAGTAAGGGATAACACAGAATTGGGGACTGGACTCTACCATATGATCGGATGGACGAATCTAGGCATCATTATTTGCTAGGGTGATTTAGGCAGAGAGAAAAATATATGTGAAGTAATGGTCCCATTTGTATTCTATTTGTTTGTGTTAAGAGTTAAAACTACTTGTGCTTGTCTTTAAGTAAGTCTCTAGTTATCATTCTCATGTTGGTAACAATGAGATTCTTATTTCAGGGAACTACTGCAGACAAAACTGAGACAAGAGGATGTGTATGATCATTTAAGATATGTCTTAGGTGATGCATTGATAAGCTGTGAGATAGAATTGAGTGGTTTTGAAGTTCTCACTTGCTCACAGGGGTCTATTCTGCCTCCTGCCATCACAGAAGAGATGTTTGGCTTGGAGCAAAGCAATCACCCACCAAGTAAATATCCTACGTCGAACAAGGTATCTGTCACGGTGGACAATTCTCTCAGTCCTGCTCATACTCTCATCCAAGTATTATGCATAGATCACAAAGGCCTTCTCTATGATATGATGCGAACACTTAAAGATTATAATATGAAGGTAAATACCTCAAATTGAACCAATTCATAAAATACTTATATATGCATATTTATGTAGTGTTTCATGATTTGCACATTTAAATGGTATTGATCTCTCTACAGCTTATTACACAGGGAATTTGATGCTCTTCATTTTGTTACATGTGTAAGTAAAAAAGGGAACTAAATTAGTAGTTAAGAATTTGTATATTTTCCTGTAGGTAGACGTTATGTGTTCCTTCTCTTGTTCACAACCTTCATGGGCTTTGTCTCCATCTTACCTTGCATTTGCTCCTCATAGTTTAGCTTGACACGATAGTTAGGACTTCCAGGGATTCTTTGGCTATGTTTTGGTCATCCTCCACCCAACCACTgttccatcatcagcttcgcCTCAAATCATATTAGATTTTCACGCCTTCCTGGGATGTGGTAGGATAAGCATGTcaaattcttctcttcttccttgTCCCTTTGCTCTGTCGAAACTAaataggttttgtttcttttcatcTATAAACCCTATGATGCTATATTGCTATGTATCTATCAGATTTCTTACGGGCGATTCTCGATAAAGCATGAACAAAATTGTGAGCTGGACTTGTTTGTAGTTCAAGCCGACGGGAAGAAGATTGTAGACCTAAACAAGCAGAACGCTTTGTGCTCTCGCCTGCGAATGGAGCTATTGCACCCGCTTCAGGTAGCTGTTGTCAGCAGGGGTCCTGACACAGAGCTTCTCGTTGTCAATCTTGTGGAATTATCTGGATCGGGTCGGCCTCTTGTTTTTTATGATATTACCCTTGCTCTGAAGATGCTCAAGATATGCATTTTCTCGGTATATTTATCTTCCCCGATTGTTTTCTTCTTCCCTACTTTGGGAGAAACGTTCCCGACTTTTTCTCTTTTAACGCGTGATAAGTTACGCTGTTTCGTTGTTCCTTTGTCAGGCTGACATTGGGAGGCACATGATTGGTGACAAGGAGTGTGAAGTTTACAGAATCCTTCTTGATGAAGGGAATGGTTTCTCCATGTCATGGAAAAAGATTGAATGCGAAGTCAGAAAGATGTTGATGGGTTGGGAATGATAAGAATGCTCGACTGCAATCGTCTGAATCCATTGTATAAATCATTTTCTATTTTGGTTACCTCCCAACCTAGAAGTAGTTAACAATATGCAGGTCTAAAAATGAAGTATATATACGATGTGGATATTTTGTGAGAAGATAGGGTGGATAAGTAGCATTCCCCTAGGAAACTAAAAGAGTAATAGTTAGCCGCATCTGAAGTTCTTTACCTCTATAGTGTAAAATAGAATGTAGGAAGACTGAAGTCTCCGTTTGTACAAGTGTTCCTTTTATGCACTCCCTTGCATATGGAATCAGATGTAATCCAGAGATCGTACATCTCTATAATATGCTTCTTATACTCTAAATGGCGTAGATATCTGGTTGTAATCTCCTGGATTATAAGTTCTCTGATTTACTTTGTGGATATAAATATGCCTAGGTTCTTATAGATCAAAATGAGACATTAAACATGTTGCTTTACCGGGGTCAGTTATGGACATTAGAAGGATACGGTTTTGATTCGGCTCTTATGGCAGCCAATGCTCCCATGTACAAACCTGCGTCCCTATGATTTAGTTCTTATGCCCGACATGCAAATATCTGGTCGTGTTGTGCTGTTGTGGTCTGTTTAGGTTTGGACTTTTGGCTGAGAAGTTATAATATCTCACTGTACTTGTGTATAAAATAAATACGCTGGAGTTTAAAACGAATAAGTAAACGAGTCGACGAAGCAAAACATGTTACTAGTCCAGGGCCAGTTATGGTGGTCAATTGGGGACAATAGAAGGATATGTTTGGACCCGACGTTTATGGCAGTTAATGCTCCCATGTGTCTCCTTTGAGTCCCCAGTCGTGCCTTGTCAGTTGCCAATGAGAGCAGTAGTGAAGAAGGAATATTGTCCAAGAGGAATGTGCTGGGAGATCCTCTAAAagaccattaatcacattcattTATGAGGTGTAAGCAGCCATGACACCGCCACTATCTCTCCAATACTGCAGCCTAATTAAACCTACGACTTACTCAGCAATTAACAAGTCTCACTAGAGGCACCCACCTGAAGGTCCTAAACTACGGCTTTCATGCTTCTACAAGAACGCTATCCTCACTGCTAGATCCACTAGGTTGGTAAGTTTTCATGGAATTTGGCGACTCTCTATACCAGTTGGATGATTATGTTTTGTGAAGTCAGAATTATGGATTGAAAGCATTCAGGAAGAGCTTCTAGTGCCAAATATTTGCTCTCTAGTGCTCCTAGAAACAGAAGTATATCTGGAAtttcaaatttcacaatttaTATAAAATTGGTCAAAACTCAAAAGTGACACAAGATGATGTACTGATGGTAATTTTAGTAGTCCCGGATACCTTTACTCGTAGAAACAGAACAAGCGACTTCTTGATAGCATATCACCCACCTTTTCAAATCACCGGTCCGAATTCCcgtaataaattttatatatttgaaaagttGTAGTGAAATATATCATTAAATATAAATATCATTcctcaaaattttggttttcatattaTCAGTTCTTAGTGTATTTAAACGGCATAAACTAAAAGAGCATCAACTTTATTTCTAGCTTAATAACTAATCTTTTTTGCTAATTTATTTGTTGAGTAACAAGTGACAATGATTTCTGTGATATATTTTAGAACTTTACGAAGTTCGATTAGTAAATATCAGATTTCTGTATAGATAAAAAACTCATATGTAATTTTACGTGAATGTGTGCTAGTTAttattttggttttcatattaTCAGTTCTTGTGTATTAAAACGGCATAAATTAAAAGAGCATCAACTTTATTTCTAGCTTAATAACTAATCTTTTTTGTTAATTTATTTGTTTGGGTAACAAGtgacaatgatttttgtgatgtattttagaattttaTGAAGTTTGATTAGTAAATATCAGATTTCTGTATAGAAAAAAAACTCATATGTAATTTCACGTGAATGTGTACTAGTTAttattttggttttcatattaTCAGTTCTTAGTGTATTAAAACGGCATAAATTAAAAGAGCATCAACTTTATTTCTAGCTTAATAACTAATCTTTTTTGTTAATTTATTTGTTTTGGTAACAAGTGACAATGATTTCTGTGATATATTTTAGAATTTTATGAAGTTTGATTAGTAAATATCAGATTTCTGTACACAAGAAAAACTCATATGTAATTTCACGTGAATGTGTACTAGTTATTTGTAGGGCACTATTTTGTGTTCTAGTTCCAGTgtatatatttcttttcttttttttaataagaaaacagGGATAACCCCGATGTTACATGAGATAACCAAAACAAGAAACTACAGGACCCGACCGTATGCGATTTTCAAACAGAACCGGAATCTTGTAACCAGAATCTAATACCAATGACCGGGCCATCAAACAGTAGCAGTAACAGTAACATCCCTCGTGCATAATGGTGAGCTTGAATCGATGAAACATGATCCACAACtcggtagatttttttttttttaatcgatcTAACGTAACCCACTTCCAAAAAGAGAGATGTTATGAGACCAAAGTTGATCCACATCTTCCACGACGTGCTTACAATAAGCTCATCAGAAAAATCTTCTGAGCTCTTCCACCTGATGAAGATACATATCAAAATTAGGGTAATACATCTTTTGTAGTAGATCATCACCATCCTCATAGCATACATACATCCGATCACCAACAAACCAGACCAACAATATTACCTGAAGAATCAcacgattcaagaaaatattttcccTATTGGGAAAACGAAGCACCCGCCAGAAAAAACATTCCCTGATTACAAAACATTCATCCATATGAAACAGCAAGATCTTGAATCTCTTCCAAATCTTGTACTCGTCGGAGGAGGTTGCCATGAAGAAACCGGTTGCTGCAACATTTCTAACACCAACTAAACCATATGAAAAGGAGAAAACTTCATCATTACAGCCGGACAAGCCTAAGGGAGTAGCCAGTTCCGGTGTAAATAGAAATGCACCATTTTGTGTTATAGTTCCAGTGTATATAGAAATGCACCAGTTGTGCACAAGTTCTACACAGCGCACATTTTTGTGAATTGGTCACATTGTACTTGCTTCGAGCAGTGCTCCTGTTTATGCACTAGTTTTACGTAGCACACCTTCTTGTGTTCTAGTTTCATTGTATTTGCAATAGATGCAACTCTGCACTGGTCATGCGCAATATACTTTCGTTTTCACTGGTTTAATTTCTAATGGCCATATGGAGTGCACCAAGTTGTGCATTGGTAATAAACCTTTAACAATCATCTCTTGCCTCGCATTGACGAGATAGGTGAAATGAGTTACCAAAGGCGTCGTAATCATCTTCCAATTAAATGATATGAGTGACAAAGTGTTGGACACGGGTGCAATATATTGCGGTTGCCTAAGTATCCTACATGTACCATGAAGGGATCAGACACAGGCCGTAGTTAATCATTTTCTGAACTAGCAAATAAAACCAATTTGTGTTGAAAGGTCAAAATCCAAGCAAAGCCTGATGCATATAAGCTAAGGGGAGTTTGCAGCTGATGCATAAGATTATGCATCACTGATACTACTTAATTCGCAACATGCATTCTCTTGTTCAAGAAATGCAAATTGGTGCAACACTGATCTTTCCTTCACAATGCATCAAAACGATGCATTTTCGATTTAGCAACTCATTAATGGTAATACCTACGCGTTTATGAACCTTTCATGGGTAAGTCAACATCACTTAATGATGTTTTCGAATCAAACATGTCCATCGAGTAAGCAACACATCAATTATGCCTTACCGGCTAATTAACTTTGTAGCTTAGCTATATATTTTCCCTTGATGTACCTTCAACCACTGCTTCATTGGGTAAGCTTCATAGGAGACAATTATATAGATCCTTTGGTAAACATCATAGAGACATTGACATGTCTTCACTTAATGCATCTTCAACAAGCACCccttccttatatatatatatatgtcttattgacatttctacgatcaaaaatttggaaaatgtTGGACAGCCACCACCCTTTTTCCACATGATATATGCTAACTGATGCATCCTTGGCAAGCAACATAAGTTAAAAAAGATGTTGCATTTATTAGTAAGGGCCCGGTATACTGATGCATTAGCATCACGATACTTTCTTTGGTAAGCAATATAGCACGATGTTGCATCTTTTGGTAAGAGACAAGCATAATGATGATGTAACGTTGTCATTCCAAGCTGACGCATCACTTGCTCCAATTTGTTATGGTTCCATGGTTATGGGCTACCTGATTCTACCGGTAGTTATTATGAACGGTTGCGCCATCATATCTGTTATCAGTTATTTAGGTAA encodes the following:
- the LOC113309130 gene encoding ACT domain-containing protein ACR10-like codes for the protein MGIPYDDVVIIKKSEKLGDPTMITVNCPDKTGLGCDLCRIILFFGLNIVKGDFSTDGKWCYIVFWVVEKSRRTRWNSLKKTLQHLQQRLLGACPSCYSTSGIYYYKNELQQPKPPQVFLLKFCCTDRRGLLHDVTEVLCEVELIIWSVKVSTTPDDKVMDLFFITDTRELLQTKLRQEDVYDHLRYVLGDALISCEIELSGFEVLTCSQGSILPPAITEEMFGLEQSNHPPSKYPTSNKVSVTVDNSLSPAHTLIQVLCIDHKGLLYDMMRTLKDYNMKISYGRFSIKHEQNCELDLFVVQADGKKIVDLNKQNALCSRLRMELLHPLQVAVVSRGPDTELLVVNLVELSGSGRPLVFYDITLALKMLKICIFSADIGRHMIGDKECEVYRILLDEGNGFSMSWKKIECEVRKMLMGWE